A genomic window from Elaeis guineensis isolate ETL-2024a chromosome 3, EG11, whole genome shotgun sequence includes:
- the LOC105041702 gene encoding uncharacterized protein has product MARRTLLFISVLLLALMGVSNGAPRKMVGIYELKRGDFSVKVTNWGATILSVILPDSKGKLNDVVLGYDKIGSYVNDTTYFGALVGRVANRIADARFSINGTVYKLIRNDGNNTLHGGHRGFNRVIWTVKEKVDGEFPYITFYYHSFDGEQGFPGDLDVFVTYKIDYDYVFSVSMRAVPRNKPTPVNLAQHTYWNLGGHDSGTILKHSVQIFASHFTPVDKNLIPTGKIAPVEGTPYDFRKPMTSASRIDQLPGGYDINYVLDSPTDVQGVRKVAIVEDCESGRVLELWANQPGVQFYTGNFLKDEKGKGGHHYKQHDGLCLETQDFPDAVNHPNFPREVYSPGEVYKHYMLYKFALK; this is encoded by the exons ATGGCGAGGAGAACACTTTTGTTCATCTCTGTTTTGCTGTTGGCTTTAATGGGAGTATCCAATGGGGCTCCAAGAAAGATGGTAGGGATATATGAGCTCAAGAGAGGAGACTTCTCCGTGAAGGTTACCAACTGGGGTGCAACCATTCTCTCAGTTATTCTTCCCGATTCCAAAG GAAAATTGAATGATGTTGTTCTTGGCTATGATAAGATCGGTTCTTATGTT AATGATACAACTTATTTTGGAGCTTTGGTCGGGCGAGTTGCTAATAGGATTGCAGATGCACGATTCTCTATAAATGGAACTGTCTACAAGCTAATCCGCAATGATGGGAATAACACTCTTCATG GTGGACACAGAGGATTCAATCGGGTCATTTGGACAGTTAAAGAAAAAGTAGACGGTGAATTCCCTTACATCACATTCTACTATCACAGCTTTGATGGTGAACAAG GCTTTCCTGGTGATCTTGATGTGTTTGTGACCTACAAAATCGACTACGACTATGTGTTTAGCGTATCGATGCGTGCAGTGCCCAGAAACAAGCCGACGCCGGTGAATTTGGCCCAGCACACATACTGGAATCTTGGAGGCCATGACAGTGGCACAATCCTAAAGCATTCTGTTCAAATCTTTGCTTCCCACTTCACCCCAGTGGACAAAAATCTCATCCCTACTGGTAAAATTGCACCGGTCGAAGGGACTCCATATGACTTCAGAAAGCCCATGACATCTGCTAGCCGGATCGATCAGCTCCCGGGAGGTTATGACATAAATTATGTGTTGGATTCACCTACAGACGTGCAGGGGGTGAGAAAGGTGGCCATAGTGGAGGATTGTGAGTCAGGAAGGGTGCTTGAGTTGTGGGCCAACCAGCCTGGGGTGCAGTTCTACACTGGAAACTTCTTAAAGGATGAGAAGGGGAAGGGTGGGCATCACTACAAGCAGCATGATGGACTGTGCTTGGAGACCCAGGACTTCCCTGATGCAGTAAATCACCCTAACTTCCCACGCGAGGTTTATAGCCCTGGGGAGGTTTATAAGCACTATATGTTGTATAAATTTGCCCTCAAATAG